One window of Cucurbita pepo subsp. pepo cultivar mu-cu-16 chromosome LG19, ASM280686v2, whole genome shotgun sequence genomic DNA carries:
- the LOC111781183 gene encoding B-box zinc finger protein 19-like isoform X2, whose amino-acid sequence MRILCDSCENAAATLFCAADEAALCAACDVKVHMCNKLASRHVRVGLASPSEVSRCDICENAPAFFYCEIDGSSLCLQCDVLVHVGGKRMHKRYLRLGQRVEFPGDKQNDPKDLNVQAMEQAETVRGQNQDGVDSNGDGHSKRGNEVIDLNM is encoded by the exons ATGAGGATACTTTGTGATTCCTGTGAAAATGCTGCAGCGACCTTGTTTTGTGCAGCTGATGAGGCTGCTCTTTGTGCAGCATGTGATGTcaag GTGCACATGTGCAATAAGCTTGCGAGCCGCCATGTAAGGGTTGGGCTCGCAAGTCCGAGCGAAGTTTCCCGCTGTGATATATGTGAAAATGCACCAG CTTTCTTTTACTGTGAGATAGATGGAAGCTCCTTGTGTTTACAATGCGACGTGCTTGTTCATGTGGGAGGCAAGAGAATGCACAAGAGATATCTTCGGCTGGGGCAGAGAGTTGAG TTTCCTGGGGATAAACAAAATGATCCAAAGGACTTGAATGTACAAGCGATGGAACAGGCTGAAACAGTGAGAGGGCAGAATCAAGATGGGGTTGATTCAAATGGAGATGGGCATTCCAAGCGGGGGAACGAAGTGATTGATTTGAACATGTAG
- the LOC111781179 gene encoding probable LRR receptor-like serine/threonine-protein kinase At4g36180: MRIIFVLFFGLLLFSGGFSSSAADIRAEIQALMSFKLNLHDPLGALTGWDSSTPLAPCDWRGVLCVNNRVTDLRLPRLQLSGRLTDQLANLPMLRKLSIRSNFFNGTIPSSLSKCAFLRSIFLQYNSFSGDLPVEFGNLTNLHILNVAANRLSGGIPDDLPSSLKYLDLSSNAFSGQIPRSVVNMTELQVVNLSFNRFGGEIPASFGELQKLKHLWLDHNVLEGTLPSALANCSSLVHLSVEGNALQGIIPTAIGALPNLQAISLSQNSLTGSVPYSLFCNVSSHAPSLRIVQLGFNAFTDIVKPPTATCFSVLQVLDIQHNQIKGEFPLWLMGIPTLTVLDFSVNNLSGAIPPGIGNLSGLQELKMANNSFHGAIPSEIKNCTSISVIDFEGNRLTGEIPPFLGYMRGLKRLSLGGNNFSGSVPASLGNLLELETLNLADNGLSGTLPLEQLMGLGNLMAMELGGNEFSGGVPIGIGNLSRLEILNLSANSFSGKIPSSLGSLFKLTTLDLSKQNLSGELPFELSGLPNLQVIALQENKLSGKVPDGFSSLMGLRYLNLSSNGFSGEIPSNYGFLRSLVSLSLSKNHISGSIPSELGNCSVLEHLEVRSNALSGDIPADISRLSHLEELDLGGNNLTGEIPEEISRCLSLKSLLLDSNRLSGSIPESLSELLNLTELDLSSNNLSGVIPLNLSSITGLVRLNVSSNDLEGEIPAGLGSRFNNSAVFANNSKLCGKPLAWNCKDTKKKDRTKRLILFIAVAASGACLLALCCCFYIFSLLRWRKRLKERASGEKKTSPARVSSAASGGRGSTENGGPKLVMFNNKITLAETIEATRQFDEENVLSRTRYGLVFKACYNDGMVLSIRRLSNGSLDENMFRKEAESLGKVRHRNLTVLRGYYAGPPDMRLLVYDYMPNGNLATLLQEASHQDGHVLNWPMRHLIALGIARGLAFLHSSSIIHGDVKPQSVLFDADFEAHLSDFGLDRLTVAAAEASTSSLVGTLGYIAPEAVLTGEATKESDVYSFGIVLLEILTGKKPVMFTDDEDIVKWVKKQLQRGQITELLEPGLLELDPESSEWEEFLLGVKVGLLCTAPDPRDRPAMSDIVFMLEGCRVGPDIPSSADPTSQPSPA; this comes from the coding sequence ATGAGGattatttttgtgttgttCTTTGGGCTCCTGTTGTTTTCCGGTGGTTTCTCTTCCTCCGCCGCCGACATCAGGGCGGAGATTCAGGCATTGATGTCTTTTAAGCTTAACCTTCATGACCCTCTTGGTGCATTGACTGGGTGGGATTCTTCAACCCCTTTGGCGCCTTGTGACTGGAGAGGCGTTTTATGTGTCAATAATCGTGTCACTGATCTTCGTTTGCCTCGTCTTCAACTTTCCGGCCGGTTGACCGATCAGTTGGCTAATTTGCCGATGCTCCGGAAGTTGAGTATTCGATCTAATTTCTTCAATGGTACCATTCCCTCTTCTTTGTCGAAATGTGCGTTTCTACGTTCGATTTTCTTACAGTACAACTCGTTTTCCGGTGACCTTCCGGTGGAGTTTGGGAACTTAACCAATCTCCATATTCTCAACGTGGCGGCGAATCGTCTCTCCGGCGGAATTCCCGACGACCTTCCGAGCAGTCTAAAGTATCTCGATCTTTCGTCGAATGCATTCTCCGGTCAGATTCCGAGGAGCGTTGTGAATATGACGGAGCTTCAGGTTGTGAATCTCTCTTTCAATAGATTTGGCGGCGAGATTCCGGCGAGCTTTGGTGAGCTGCAGAAGCTTAAACATCTTTGGTTGGATCATAATGTTTTAGAAGGGACATTACCTTCGGCTCTTGCGAATTGTTCTTCGCTTGTTCATTTGAGCGTTGAGGGAAATGCTCTTCAAGGCATAATCCCGACAGCCATCGGAGCTCTTCCGAATCTTCAAGCTATTTCGCTCTCGCAAAATAGTCTCACTGGTTCAGTTCCTTACTCTCTGTTTTGCAATGTGTCGTCTCATGCGCCGTCTCTTCGAATCGTTCAACTTGGATTTAATGCGTTCACGGATATTGTCAAACCTCCGACAGCGACATGTTTTAGTGTTCTACAGGTCCTTGATATCCAACACAATCAGATAAAGGGGGAATTCCCCTTGTGGTTAATGGGTATTCCGACATTGACAGTCTTGGATTTTTCTGTCAATAATCTCTCCGGCGCGATTCCTCCCGGAATTGGGAATCTCTCGGGATTACAAGAGCTTAAAATGGCTAACAATTCGTTCCACGGCGCGATTCCGTCGGAAATCAAGAACTGTACTTCGATTTCtgttattgattttgaaggaaatCGTTTAACCGGAGAGATTCCGCCGTTTTTGGGTTACATGAGAGGTTTGAAACGATTATCTCTCGGAGGGAATAATTTCTCCGGTAGCGTTCCGGCCAGTTTGGGAAATCTTTTGGAGCTTGAAACCTTGAATTTAGCTGACAATGGCTTGAGTGGAACCCTTCCTCTTGAACAGCTAATGGGTCTTGGGAATTTAATGGCGATGGAGCTCGGCGGGAACGAATTTTCCGGCGGGGTTCCGATTGGTATTGGGAATCTCAGCCGTCttgagattttgaatctcaGTGCTAATAGTTTTTCTGGGAAGATTCCGTCCAGTCTTGGCAGTCTCTTCAAGCTAACCACCTTGGATTTGAGCAAACAGAATCTCTCCGGCGAGCTGCCGTTTGAGCTCTCTGGTTTGCCTAATTTGCAGGTGATTGCTCTACAAGAGAACAAGCTATCTGGGAAAGTTCCTGATGGATTCAGTAGTTTAATGGGTTTGCGGTATCTGAATCTAAGCTCTAATGGATTTTCCGGCGAAATCCCTTCAAATTATGGGTTTCTCCGATCACTTGTTTCACTGTCGTTGTCGAAAAATCACATTTCTGGGTCGATCCCTTCAGAGCTAGGGAACTGCTCTGTTCTAGAACATTTGGAGGTCCGTTCAAATGCTCTTTCCGGCGATATTCCGGCGGATATTTCTCGTTTATCTCATCTAGAAGAGCTCGATTTGGGTGGAAATAATTTAACTGGCGAAATCCCTGAAGAGATCTCTCGTTGCTTGTCTTTAAAATCGCTCCTTCTCGACTCGAATCGTCTCTCCGGTAGCATACCGGAGTCGTTATCAGAGCTCTTGAACTTAACCGAGCTCGACCTCTCATCCAACAATTTGAGTGGCGTTATTCCTCTTAATCTTAGTTCAATTACTGGATTAGTGAGGTTAAACGTCTCGAGTAATGATCTAGAAGGCGAAATCCCAGCTGGTTTAGGCTCTAGATTCAATAACTCAGCTGTGTTTGCTAATAATTCCAAGCTATGTGGGAAACCATTGGCTTGGAATTGTAAggatacaaagaaaaaagatagaaCAAAGAGATTGATATTATTCATAGCAGTGGCCGCCAGTGGAGCTTGTCTTTTGGCTTTGTGTTGCTGCTTTTACATTTTCAGCTTGTTGCGATGGCGGAAGAGGCTCAAAGAGAGGGCGTCCGGCGAGAAGAAAACAAGCCCAGCAAGGGTTAGCTCAGCGGCAAGTGGCGGCCGTGGAAGCACAGAAAATGGAGGGCCAAAGCTTGTGATGTTCAACAACAAGATCACTCTAGCTGAAACAATTGAAGCGACAAGGCAATTCGATGAAGAAAATGTTCTAAGCAGGACACGTTATGGGTTAGTTTTCAAAGCTTGTTACAACGACGGCATGGTTCTTTCAATCCGCCGCCTCTCAAATGGTTCATTAGACGAAAACATGTTCAGAAAAGAAGCTGAATCATTGGGGAAAGTCAGGCACCGGAATTTGACTGTTCTTCGTGGCTACTACGCTGGCCCTCCTGACATGCGCCTATTAGTATACGATTACATGCCTAATGGCAACCTCGCCACTCTGCTTCAGGAAGCATCGCACCAAGATGGGCATGTTTTGAATTGGCCAATGCGGCATCTAATTGCTTTAGGCATCGCCCGTGGCTTAGCCTTTCTCCATTCCTCATCCATTATACATGGAGATGTCAAGCCACAAAGTGTTCTTTTCGACGCTGATTTCGAAGCTCATTTATCGGATTTCGGGCTCGATCGACTAACCGTTGCTGCTGCTGAAGCTTCCACATCTAGCTTGGTGGGTACTTTGGGGTACATTGCACCAGAAGCTGTGTTGACAGGGGAGGCCACGAAGGAATCGGATGTCTATAGCTTTGGCATTGTGTTGCTTGAGATTCTAACGGGGAAGAAGCCAGTGATGTTCACGGATGATGAAGATATTGTCAAGTGGGTGAAAAAGCAATTGCAAAGAGGCCAAATTACTGAGCTTTTAGAGCCTGGCTTGCTCGAGCTGGACCCTGAATCCTCTGAATGGGAAGAGTTTTTGCTTGGTGTGAAAGTTGGATTACTTTGCACTGCACCCGATCCCCGCGATCGACCAGCCATGTCGGATATCGTTTTCATGCTCGAAGGATGTCGTGTTGGACCCGACATCCCTTCCTCGGCTGATCCCACCTCCCAACCGTCACCGGCGTAA
- the LOC111781245 gene encoding NAC domain-containing protein 37-like: protein MMESMESSCVPPGFRFHPTDEELVGYYLRKKVASQKIDLDVIKDIDLYRIEPWDLQEKCWIGYEEQNEWYFFSHKDKKYPTGTRTNRATLAGFWKATGRDKAVYDKNKLIGMRKTLVFYRGRAPNGQKTDWIMHEYRLESDENGPPQEEGWVVCRAFKKRANGQSKTAVERWDSSYFYDEPSRVCSGIDPLEFMSRQSMPQGLLEHNNMMCKQEMEGENVKLIAYNDPFVQLPQLESPSLPLMKRSSSISLVSECNEEEEPPTKRRYDNNNNNNRSSKVTDWRALDKFVASQLSQEDAFEGEGDSRFGAQNNNYNNNNNHNSADMAILLMENRVHDEENLYKEFLSSNPESDFGICIFEK from the exons ATGATGGAGTCCATGGAGTCGTCGTGTGTTCCGCCCGGGTTTCGGTTTCATCCGACCGATGAAGAGCTCGTTGGATATTATCTAAGGAAGAAGGTAGCTTCACAAAAGATTGATCTTGATGTCATCAAAGATATCGATCTTTACAGGATCGAGCCGTGGGATCTTCAAg AGAAATGTTGGATTGGTTATGAAGAGCAAAATGAGTGGTACTTCTTTAGTCATAAGGACAAGAAATATCCGACCGGGACGAGGACGAATAGGGCTACGTTGGCCGGGTTTTGGAAGGCAACCGGGAGAGACAAGGCTGTTTATGACAAGAATAAGCTCATTGGAATGAGAAAAACCCTCGTTTTTTATCGAGGACGAGCCCCGAACGGGCAAAAGACTGATTGGATCATGCACGAATACAGATTAGAATCCGATGAAAACGGCCCTCCACAG GAAGAAGGATGGGTTGTGTGTAGGGCCTTCAAGAAGCGAGCGAATGGACAATCAAAGACGGCGGTCGAGCGGTGGGATTCGAGCTATTTCTACGACGAACCGAGCCGGGTCTGCTCGGGAATCGATCCGCTCGAGTTCATGTCGAGGCAGTCGATGCCACAAGGGTTGTTAGAGCACAATAATATGATGTGTAAGCAAGAGATGGAAGGTGAGAATGTGAAGTTGATAGCATATAATGATCCATTTGTACAACTTCCACAGCTTGAGAGCCCATCTCTTCCATTAATGAAAAGATCAAGCTCCATATCTTTGGTGTCGGAatgcaatgaagaagaagagccaCCGACAAAAAGAAGGTACgataataacaacaataataataggaGCTCAAAGGTGACGGATTGGAGGGCATTGGACAAGTTTGTGGCTTCTCAATTGAGTCAAGAAGATGCATTTGAAGGCGAAGGAGATTCGAGGTTTGGagcacaaaataataattataataataataacaatcaTAATTCAGCGGACATGGCCATATTATTGATGGAGAATAGAGTGCATGATGAAGAGAACTTATACAAAGAGTTCTTGAGTTCGAACCCGGAGTCTGATTTTGGGATTTGCATATTTGAGAAATGA
- the LOC111781908 gene encoding zinc finger CCCH domain-containing protein 6-like, with product MKRQRKSRGVSWTHGVDLCQVKLFSSKDCPSKAGLKSSDYLEAETPRMLHPYTAEFKDCPPGFEVTPSRTQVANLSSISLIKWRCPLKFVMDCNWCVTAGEGSIEVESQKLREMRFLEVVYPRVSAIPSGASVSTDIEDELYDDSFTPLVPIIPIEEDECEDLEPDSAAVGNLCTSSMPDTASNIQLEPAIHVCTIDTSAGEKPIEKLPDVGMDVAAVASTALTVLMKSMEQGSMINTNLLIKIFSDPKMIQNLVNIPPVSAAVSGSTPLATAAPISLSKPVTKPVSLSFPKSDLIPKLPNGSLLKVPNGLPSKVATVLPQMSTIPTSDVNLAPVPSHMPVPDPNMVKIMVPNSKNYSKIGAIPAQANVAPVSSVRNGQQCKDLNYCKNLVRQHGNQRNNKEQKPGQDGNNHHHRILKRVHEMNAENLRPKIGKQCSYFDTPKGCRNGVNCQFKHDVTFKNQNAKRMKVCGEVTGMT from the exons ATGAAGCGGCAGAGGAAATCGAGAGGTGTTTCGTGGACTCATGGAGTTGATCTTTGTCAG GTGAAGCTATTCTCATCAAAGGACTGTCCTTCAAAAGCTGGCCTGAAATCTTCTGATTATCTCGAAGCAGAAACTCCCAGGATGTTGCATCCTTATACTGCCGAATTTAAGGATTGCCCTCCTGGATTTGAGGTTACTCCTTCGAGAACCCAAGTAGCTAATTTGTCCAGCATCTCTTTGATTAAGTGGAGATGCCCTCTTAAG TTTGTTATGGATTGCAACTGGTGTGTGACAGCAGGAGAGGGAAGTATAGAGGTAGAATCTCAAAAATTGAGGGAAATGAGATTTCTTGAAGTAGTTTATCCCCGAGTGTCTGCTATTCCTTCAGg TGCTTCCGTATCTACTGATATTGAGGATGAACTTTATGATGATAGCTTCACTCCTCTTGTCCCTATCATTCCGATCGAGGAAGACGAGTGCGAAGATTTAGAGCCAGATTCAGCTGCTGTAGGAAACCTCTGTACTAGCTCAATGCCTGATACAGCTTCTAACATTCAGTTGGAACCTGCAATACACGTATGTACGATTGATACGTCTGCAGGTGAAAAGCCTATTGAGAAGTTACCTGATGTTGGTATGGATGTAGCTGCTGTTGCCTCTACGGCATTGACGGTATTAATGAAAAGCATGGAGCAGGGAAGCATGATCAACACCAATTtgcttattaaaattttcagtgACCCAAAAATGATCCAGAATTTGGTGAACATTCCCCCAGTATCTGCAGCAGTGTCAGGGAGTACACCCCTGGCTACTGCTGCACCAATATCTTTGTCAAAGCCAGTGACCAAACCAGTTTCTTTGTCTTTCCCAAAATCTGATCTGATACCAAAGCTCCCAAATGGAAGCTTATTGAAAGTGCCGAATGGACTCCCATCCAAGGTAGCCACTGTTCTTCCTCAGATGAGTACCATTCCTACATCTGATGTAAATCTAGCCCCAGTCCCCAGCCACATGCCAGTTCCAGATCCCAACATGGTAAAAATTATGGTACCGAATTCCAAGAACTATTCTAAAATAGGTGCAATTCCTGCTCAAGCGAACGTTGCACCGGTAAGTTCAGTAAGAAATGGTCAGCAATGCAAGGATCTTAACTATTGTAAGAACTTGGTGAGACAACATGGAAACCAGAGGAATAATAAGGAACAGAAACCTGGACAAGatggaaataatcaccatCATCGTATTCTGAAAAGGGTACATGAAATGAATGCAGAAAACTTGAGACCCAAGATTGGGAAACAATGCAGTTACTTTGATACCCCAAAAGGGTGTAGAAATGGCGTTAATTGCCAATTCAAACATGATGTCACATTTAAGAATCAAAACGCTAAGAGAATGAAAGTGTGTGGTGAAGTAACAGGGATGACTTAA
- the LOC111781182 gene encoding UPF0183 protein At3g51130, translating to MQRSRRRCEGTAMGAIVLDLQPGLGLGPFNLGMPICEAFAQIEQRPNIYDVVHVKYFDEEPLKLDIVISFPDHGFHLRFDPWSQRLRLIEIFDVKRLQMRYATSLIGGPSNLATFVAVYALFGPTFPGINDRDRSVYTLFYPGLSFAFPIPSQYSDCCHDGEAELPLEFPDGTTPVACRVSIFDSSTVKKVGVGALMDKASAPPLPAGSLYMEEVHVKLGDELYFAVGGQHIPFGASPQDIWTELGRPCGIHQKQVDQMVIHSALDPRPRTTLCGDYFYNYFTRGLDILFDGQTHKIKKFVLHTNYPGHADFNSYIKCNFVIHVSGSFDEINCKNSITPSTKWEDVKEILGDCGRAAIQTQGSTNNPFGSTFVYGYQNVAFEVMKNGYIATVTLFKS from the exons ATGCAGAGATCGAGACGACGTTGTGAGGGCACGGCTATGGGCGCCATCGTCCTCGATCTTCAACCCGGCCTTGGACTTGGCCCCTTCAATCTCG GAATGCCAATCTGTGAAGCATTTGCACAAATAGAGCAGCGGCCCAACATCTACGACGTTGTCCATGTGAAATACTTCGACGAG GAGCCACTGAAACTTGATATCGTTATCAGCTTCCCAGATCATGGTTTTCATCTTCGATTTGACCCGTGGTCACAG AGGTTACGTcttattgaaatatttgatgtGAAGCGACTTCAAATGCGATATGCTACTTCTCTGATTGG AGGACCATCAAATCTTGCTACCTTTGTAGCTGTATATGCGCTTTTTGGGCCAACTTTTCCGGGAATTAATGACAGAGATAGAAGTGTTTACACTCTATTCTATCCA GGACTTTCATTTGCATTTCCAATACCAAGCCAATATTCAGATTGTTGCCATGATGGAGAAg CTGAGCTACCATTGGAGTTTCCTGATGGCACCACACCAGTTGCATGTCGTGTCTCCATATTCGATAGTTCTACAGTAAAAAAGGTTGGAGTAGGTGCCTTAATGGATAAGGCCTCTGCTCCCCCATTACCTGCGGGCAGTCTCTATATGGAGGAGGTCCATGTTAAG CTTGGTGATGAATTATACTTTGCTGTGGGTGGCCAGCATATTCCTTTTGGTGCTTCACCACAG GATATTTGGACTGAATTAGGCCGGCCTTGTGGAATCCATCAAAAGCAG GTAGATCAAATGGTTATTCATTCTGCTTTGGATCCCCGTCCCAGGACAACCCTGTGTGGTGATTACTTCTACAACTATTTTACCCGTGGTTTGGACATCTTATTTGATGGCCAG ACACACAAAATCAAGAAGTTTGTTTTGCACACCAACTACCCTGGTCATGCTGATTTCAACTCATACATCAAGTGCAATTTTGTAATCCATG TTTCAGGTTCTTTTGATGAAATCAACTGTAAAAACTCTATAACCCCCAGCACGAAGTGGGAAGATGTGAAG GAAATCCTTGGGGACTGTGGGCGAGCTGCCATCCAAACACAAGGTTCAACAAACAATCCTTTTGGATCTACTTTCGTCTATGGCTATCAAAATGTTGCATTTGAG GTAATGAAAAATGGTTACATCGCCACAGTTACTCTCTTCAAGTCATGA
- the LOC111781183 gene encoding B-box zinc finger protein 18-like isoform X1, which produces MNEFLVFSNNLTLSLSLCLLSSVGIICYNLTTAVADTKNIRYQEQGDDQNEILKAPFSATLFCAADEAALCAACDVKVHMCNKLASRHVRVGLASPSEVSRCDICENAPAFFYCEIDGSSLCLQCDVLVHVGGKRMHKRYLRLGQRVEFPGDKQNDPKDLNVQAMEQAETVRGQNQDGVDSNGDGHSKRGNEVIDLNM; this is translated from the exons ATGAATGAGTTTCTAGTTTTCAGCAACAAtttgactctctctctctctctctgtctatTGTCATCGGTCGGCATTATTTGTTATAACCTAACGACTGCAGTGGCCGACACCAAGAACATCAGATATCAGGAACAGGGGGACGaccaaaatgaaattttgaaggcACCCTTTTCAG CGACCTTGTTTTGTGCAGCTGATGAGGCTGCTCTTTGTGCAGCATGTGATGTcaag GTGCACATGTGCAATAAGCTTGCGAGCCGCCATGTAAGGGTTGGGCTCGCAAGTCCGAGCGAAGTTTCCCGCTGTGATATATGTGAAAATGCACCAG CTTTCTTTTACTGTGAGATAGATGGAAGCTCCTTGTGTTTACAATGCGACGTGCTTGTTCATGTGGGAGGCAAGAGAATGCACAAGAGATATCTTCGGCTGGGGCAGAGAGTTGAG TTTCCTGGGGATAAACAAAATGATCCAAAGGACTTGAATGTACAAGCGATGGAACAGGCTGAAACAGTGAGAGGGCAGAATCAAGATGGGGTTGATTCAAATGGAGATGGGCATTCCAAGCGGGGGAACGAAGTGATTGATTTGAACATGTAG